Proteins from a genomic interval of Quercus robur chromosome 9, dhQueRobu3.1, whole genome shotgun sequence:
- the LOC126698338 gene encoding disease resistance protein RUN1-like isoform X1, whose translation MGGIGKTTLAQEIYKRISNNYEATSFIANIREETKNRGLDSLQKQLLSKILMESEINIWNIPEGINLLRNTLCNKKVFIVLDDVDEDEQLRALAGKQDWFGPRSRIIVTSRDSHLLKRCGVNDIYSAKGLSNDDALQPFSWRAFNKPYPEQNYVDFSKGFVNYAQGLPLALKVLGSLLFAKRTEEWKSALDKLKEEPNKIFLDILQISFDGLTYAQKELFLDIACFFKGENKDCMGDSLDYNLGVLMEKSLITISDHGTLWMHDLLQEMSQEIIRCKSPKEPGRRSRLCSYEDALHVLKNNTGTEEVESIMLIAPIQKVETLSAKAFLNMKKLRLLKIGNVQHPKDFIKGNVQPSKDLFRGNVQLLQGLTYLSNELRVLEWHGYHLKSMPTNFQPSKLVELRMCFSGIKQLWKGIMILDELKVIDLSYSPNLIETPNFSRAPNLKKLILQGCTRLSKIHASLGNLKWLIQLDLNDCKCLKSLPNKISLEALEIFDLGGCSRLEKFPEIVENIPRLSKLYLNETPIKDLPLLMEHVTGLIELDPRDCKKISSLSNACCSLMSLKILTLSGCSKIDEFPKNLGNLKSLEKLNMSGTAIKALPTSIKLLKNLKVLSLHGCEGLSPKSSNKLISFQRRRSLDPMVMLEQSLSDFCSLTKLVLSFCNLQTIPDDIGYLSSLLELNLAGNNFVCLPKSMIQLSNLAILMLNFCTSLRSLPKLPLKIEVIGARCCTSLETLSIRPEEEFVPGLDLTNCVKLIANQENSDVLSRMLRRYIINYQRHVKLKVRHYGLLIPGSEIPKWLSHKNVGTSVNLQVPSSDLLCNKLMGIVLCLIFVFRQHHPVDQLQIENCSMGFFGTFTHELRCSINAEGCEIDTRRLSLSEEFGKIELYHLLLFHLPSRDFISFGNWKEKLIPVDASGLTQIEVKFETKGPGLEVTKCGANLVFGQDIEDVKQTKAWSSNHSITPYEDDLDTKIKQSRDEAGPSGEAPHPKWIQLPNLIQSLVLCLGNWPGNLCTPGQGNPDSEEEEEEVEEEF comes from the exons ATGGGTGGAATAGGCAAAACAACTCTTGCGCaagaaatttataaaagaatttCTAATAACTATGAAGCTACCAGCTTTATTGCTAATATTAGAGAAGAAACTAAAAATCGAGGTCTAGATTCTTTACAGAAACAACTTCTTTCCAAGATTCTCATGGAAAGTGAAATAAATATATGGAATATTCCTGAGGGAATCAATCTTCTGAGGAATACACTATGTAATAAAAAGGTTTTTattgttcttgatgatgtggatgAAGATGAACAATTAAGAGCATTAGCAGGGAAGCAAGATTGGTTTGGTCCAAGGAGTAGAATCATTGTAACAAGCAGAGATAGTCATTTATTGAAAAGATGTGGTGTGAATGATATATATAGTGCTAAGGGGTTGAGTAATGATGATGCTTTGCAGCCTTTTAGTTGGAGAGCTTTCAATAAACCATACCCTGAACAAAATTATGTGGATTTTTCTAAGGGTTTTGTGAATTATGCTCAAGGCCTTCCTTTAGCTCTTAAAGTTCTAGGTTCTTTGTTGTTTGCTAAAAGAACGGAAGAATGGAAAAGTGCCCTAgataaactaaaagaagaacctaacaaaatttttttggatatactTCAAATTAGTTTTGATGGGCTAAcatatgcacaaaaagaattgtttttagatattgcatgttttttcAAAGGAGAGAACAAAGATTGCATGGGAGATAGTCTAGACTACAATCTTGGTGTTCTTATGGAAAAATCTCTCATAACCATTAGTGACCATGGAACATTgtggatgcatgatttgctaCAAGAAATGAGTCAAGAAATTATTCGTTGTAAATCCCCTAAAGAGCCTGGTAGACGAAGTAGGTTGTGTTCTTATGAGGATGCCCTTCATGTATTGAAGAATAATACT GGAACTGAGGAAGTTGAAAGCATAATGCTAATTGCACCTATTCAAAAAGTGGAAACCTTGAGTGCAAAAGCCTTCTTAAATATGAAAAAACTAAGATTGTTAAAAATTGGTAATGTGCAGCATCCAAAAGACTTCATTAAAGGTAATGTGCAACCTTCAAAAGACCTCTTTAGAGGTAATGTGCAACTTTTACAAGGCCTCACTTATCTTTCTAATGAGTTGCGAGTTTTAGAATGGCATGGATATCATTTAAAATCCATGCCAACCAATTTCCAACCAAGCAAACTTGTTGAATTGAGAATGTGTTTTAGTGGCATCAAACAACTATGGAAAGGAATTATG ATTTTAGATGAATTAAAAGTTATTGACCTAAGTTACTCTCCAAACTTGATCGAGACTCCAAACTTCAGTAGAGCCCCAAATTTGAAGAAGTTGATTCTTCAAGGTTGTACAAGACTATCTAAGATTCATGCATCTCTTGGAAATCTCAAATGGCTTATTCAACTAGATCTTAATGATTGCAAATGCCTCAAAAGTCTTCCTAACAAGATCAGCTTGGAAGCTCTTGAAATATTTGATCTTGGTGGTTGTTCAAGACTGGAGAAGTTTCCGGAGATTGTGGAAAATATACCACGTTTGTCTAAACTTTATTTGAATGAAACTCCTATAAAAGATCTACCATTATTAATGGAGCATGTAACTGGCCTTATTGAATTGGATCCAAGagattgcaaaaaaatttcaagtcttTCAAATGCTTGTTGTAGTTTGATGTCTCTAAAAATTCTCACTTTATCTGGGTGCTCAAAAATTGATGAATTTCCAAAGAATTTGGGGAATCTCAAAAGCTTGGAGAAGCTAAATATGAGTGGAACTGCTATAAAAGCACTACCTACATCTATCAAACTcttaaaaaatctcaaagtACTGTCTCTTCATGGATGTGAAGGGTTATCACCTAAATCATCGAATAAGCTCATCAGCTTTCAACGAAGAAGAAGTCTAGATCCCATGGTAATGTTAGAGCAATCTTTATCAGATTTTTGCTCTTTGACTAAATTGGTtctaagtttttgtaatcttcAGACAATCCCAGATGATATTGGCTATTTGTCGTCTTTATTAGAATTAAATCTAGCaggaaataattttgtttgccTTCCTAAAAGTATGATTCAACTATCAAATCTAGCAATTCTTATGTTGAATTTTTGCACTAGTCTTCGATCATTGCCAAAGCTTCCATTAAAAATTGAGGTTATTGGTGCAAGATGTTGTACCTCACTGGAAACATTATCAATAAGACCAGAAGAAGAATTTGTGCCGGGGCTTGATCTTACCAATTGCGTCAAATTGATTGCGAATCAAGAAAATAGTGATGTGTTGTCTAGAATGCTAAGACGTTATATCATTAATTACCAg AGACATGTTAAGCTAAAAGTACGGCACTACGGTCTTTTGATTCCTGGAAGCGAAATTCCGAAATGGCTTAGCCACAAAAATGTAGGGACATCAGTGAATCTGCAAGTGCCTTCTTCAGATTTATTATGTAACAAATTGATGGGAATTGTTCTGTGTCTTATTTTTGTATTCCGCCAGCATCATCCAGTTGACCAACTTCAAATTGAGAATTGTTCTATGGGGTTTTTTGGTACCTTCACGCATGAGCTTCGTTGTTCCATAAACGCCGAGGGATGTGAAATTGACACAAGGAGGCTTTCATTATCCGAGGAATTTGGTAAGATTGAATTGTATCATCTTTTGCTGTTTCATTTACCCTCTAGAGACTTCATCTCCTTTGGGAActggaaagaaaaattgataCCAGTGGATGCCAGTGGACTCACCCAGATTGAGGTTAAATTTGAAACCAAAGGTCCAGGCTTAGAGGTTACAAAATGCGGGGCCAACTTGGTATTCGGACAAGACATTGAAGATGTCAAGCAAACTAAGGCTTGGTCTAGCAACCACAGCATCACTCCTTATGAGGATGATTTAGATACCAAAATTAAGCAAAGTCGTGATGAGGCTGGACCTAGTGGAGAAGCACCACACCCAAAGTGGATACAACTCCCTAATCTAATTCAAAGTCTTGTGCTGTGTTTGGGAAACTGGCCTGGGAATTTATGTACACCAGGTCAAGGTAACCCTGAttctgaggaggaggaggaggaagtggAAGAGGAATTCTAG
- the LOC126698338 gene encoding disease resistance-like protein DSC1 isoform X2: MGDSLDYNLGVLMEKSLITISDHGTLWMHDLLQEMSQEIIRCKSPKEPGRRSRLCSYEDALHVLKNNTGTEEVESIMLIAPIQKVETLSAKAFLNMKKLRLLKIGNVQHPKDFIKGNVQPSKDLFRGNVQLLQGLTYLSNELRVLEWHGYHLKSMPTNFQPSKLVELRMCFSGIKQLWKGIMILDELKVIDLSYSPNLIETPNFSRAPNLKKLILQGCTRLSKIHASLGNLKWLIQLDLNDCKCLKSLPNKISLEALEIFDLGGCSRLEKFPEIVENIPRLSKLYLNETPIKDLPLLMEHVTGLIELDPRDCKKISSLSNACCSLMSLKILTLSGCSKIDEFPKNLGNLKSLEKLNMSGTAIKALPTSIKLLKNLKVLSLHGCEGLSPKSSNKLISFQRRRSLDPMVMLEQSLSDFCSLTKLVLSFCNLQTIPDDIGYLSSLLELNLAGNNFVCLPKSMIQLSNLAILMLNFCTSLRSLPKLPLKIEVIGARCCTSLETLSIRPEEEFVPGLDLTNCVKLIANQENSDVLSRMLRRYIINYQRHVKLKVRHYGLLIPGSEIPKWLSHKNVGTSVNLQVPSSDLLCNKLMGIVLCLIFVFRQHHPVDQLQIENCSMGFFGTFTHELRCSINAEGCEIDTRRLSLSEEFGKIELYHLLLFHLPSRDFISFGNWKEKLIPVDASGLTQIEVKFETKGPGLEVTKCGANLVFGQDIEDVKQTKAWSSNHSITPYEDDLDTKIKQSRDEAGPSGEAPHPKWIQLPNLIQSLVLCLGNWPGNLCTPGQGNPDSEEEEEEVEEEF, translated from the exons ATGGGAGATAGTCTAGACTACAATCTTGGTGTTCTTATGGAAAAATCTCTCATAACCATTAGTGACCATGGAACATTgtggatgcatgatttgctaCAAGAAATGAGTCAAGAAATTATTCGTTGTAAATCCCCTAAAGAGCCTGGTAGACGAAGTAGGTTGTGTTCTTATGAGGATGCCCTTCATGTATTGAAGAATAATACT GGAACTGAGGAAGTTGAAAGCATAATGCTAATTGCACCTATTCAAAAAGTGGAAACCTTGAGTGCAAAAGCCTTCTTAAATATGAAAAAACTAAGATTGTTAAAAATTGGTAATGTGCAGCATCCAAAAGACTTCATTAAAGGTAATGTGCAACCTTCAAAAGACCTCTTTAGAGGTAATGTGCAACTTTTACAAGGCCTCACTTATCTTTCTAATGAGTTGCGAGTTTTAGAATGGCATGGATATCATTTAAAATCCATGCCAACCAATTTCCAACCAAGCAAACTTGTTGAATTGAGAATGTGTTTTAGTGGCATCAAACAACTATGGAAAGGAATTATG ATTTTAGATGAATTAAAAGTTATTGACCTAAGTTACTCTCCAAACTTGATCGAGACTCCAAACTTCAGTAGAGCCCCAAATTTGAAGAAGTTGATTCTTCAAGGTTGTACAAGACTATCTAAGATTCATGCATCTCTTGGAAATCTCAAATGGCTTATTCAACTAGATCTTAATGATTGCAAATGCCTCAAAAGTCTTCCTAACAAGATCAGCTTGGAAGCTCTTGAAATATTTGATCTTGGTGGTTGTTCAAGACTGGAGAAGTTTCCGGAGATTGTGGAAAATATACCACGTTTGTCTAAACTTTATTTGAATGAAACTCCTATAAAAGATCTACCATTATTAATGGAGCATGTAACTGGCCTTATTGAATTGGATCCAAGagattgcaaaaaaatttcaagtcttTCAAATGCTTGTTGTAGTTTGATGTCTCTAAAAATTCTCACTTTATCTGGGTGCTCAAAAATTGATGAATTTCCAAAGAATTTGGGGAATCTCAAAAGCTTGGAGAAGCTAAATATGAGTGGAACTGCTATAAAAGCACTACCTACATCTATCAAACTcttaaaaaatctcaaagtACTGTCTCTTCATGGATGTGAAGGGTTATCACCTAAATCATCGAATAAGCTCATCAGCTTTCAACGAAGAAGAAGTCTAGATCCCATGGTAATGTTAGAGCAATCTTTATCAGATTTTTGCTCTTTGACTAAATTGGTtctaagtttttgtaatcttcAGACAATCCCAGATGATATTGGCTATTTGTCGTCTTTATTAGAATTAAATCTAGCaggaaataattttgtttgccTTCCTAAAAGTATGATTCAACTATCAAATCTAGCAATTCTTATGTTGAATTTTTGCACTAGTCTTCGATCATTGCCAAAGCTTCCATTAAAAATTGAGGTTATTGGTGCAAGATGTTGTACCTCACTGGAAACATTATCAATAAGACCAGAAGAAGAATTTGTGCCGGGGCTTGATCTTACCAATTGCGTCAAATTGATTGCGAATCAAGAAAATAGTGATGTGTTGTCTAGAATGCTAAGACGTTATATCATTAATTACCAg AGACATGTTAAGCTAAAAGTACGGCACTACGGTCTTTTGATTCCTGGAAGCGAAATTCCGAAATGGCTTAGCCACAAAAATGTAGGGACATCAGTGAATCTGCAAGTGCCTTCTTCAGATTTATTATGTAACAAATTGATGGGAATTGTTCTGTGTCTTATTTTTGTATTCCGCCAGCATCATCCAGTTGACCAACTTCAAATTGAGAATTGTTCTATGGGGTTTTTTGGTACCTTCACGCATGAGCTTCGTTGTTCCATAAACGCCGAGGGATGTGAAATTGACACAAGGAGGCTTTCATTATCCGAGGAATTTGGTAAGATTGAATTGTATCATCTTTTGCTGTTTCATTTACCCTCTAGAGACTTCATCTCCTTTGGGAActggaaagaaaaattgataCCAGTGGATGCCAGTGGACTCACCCAGATTGAGGTTAAATTTGAAACCAAAGGTCCAGGCTTAGAGGTTACAAAATGCGGGGCCAACTTGGTATTCGGACAAGACATTGAAGATGTCAAGCAAACTAAGGCTTGGTCTAGCAACCACAGCATCACTCCTTATGAGGATGATTTAGATACCAAAATTAAGCAAAGTCGTGATGAGGCTGGACCTAGTGGAGAAGCACCACACCCAAAGTGGATACAACTCCCTAATCTAATTCAAAGTCTTGTGCTGTGTTTGGGAAACTGGCCTGGGAATTTATGTACACCAGGTCAAGGTAACCCTGAttctgaggaggaggaggaggaagtggAAGAGGAATTCTAG
- the LOC126698339 gene encoding F-box/kelch-repeat protein At3g06240-like isoform X5, which produces MSKLRRDPNLSSERLPHDVVFDILSRLAVKSLMRFRCVSKSWNSIITDPIFITKHLNLNKAKSLSNNNGFLLYSDYEEDGPKWKDLGTAVRNSDCTFTEISRFQIPFPAVDVVGFCNGMFCLDGYIDSVMYLWNPSIKTFKSLSPPEMYDYDRILGFAYHSQNNDYKILRIVPHTHCEGSAQSAEAQVYTLSTDSWKSFVISLGSDHGFGSMDARYRIPCLFFNGALHALVFNEDHSYSLCFDVNDETFQKITIPEDVFFVGGQFSLAVFKGSLAMIGFDAMYLSSPISPICYIWVMREYGVVDSWTKITVEFDEVEEFFCCVDNGELLFWNDSEVISYDPESPNANCLGITVGRDSWLRYTTDPMESLVLLGQGENETNRETEADLKYPSLPSWEVQVMNDSGEFETMLVPRSKHVPYVPWTGGPAEADFVEECYSLIESMKNWISSSSQLSFRNKVESQASTIKTLERCLCSLGPRDVGGSSDPVTDSVGGITLSRADEGDPMNTTVQAKVDFSQHIKRLAPQDPFHCQVHESTTLATFRSKSGRLPSGQQISLDDDDEEDKEQHTKPLAQHHGKRGHL; this is translated from the exons ATGTCTAAACTCAGGAGAGATCCGAATTTGTCATCGGAGCGTCTCCCACACGACGTCGTATTCGACATACTGAGTCGCCTGGCAGTGAAATCCCTGATGAGATTCAGGTGCGTTTCCAAGTCTTGGAACTCCATCATCACAGACCCCATTTTCATTACCAAACACCTCAACCTCAACAAAGCCAAATCATTATCTAACAACAATGGTTTTCTGCTATATTCTGATTACGAAGAGGATGGTCCAAAATGGAAAGATCTGGGTACGGCTGTTCGCAATAGCGACTGCACATTTACCGAGATTTCCAGGTTTCAAATTCCCTTTCCCGCTGTCGACGTTGTTGGCTTCTGTAATGGCATGTTCTGCCTTGATGGTTATATTGACTCTGTAATGTATTTGTGGAACCCAAGCATCAAAACGTTTAAGAGTCTCTCTCCTCCTGAAATGTACGACTATGACCGGATTCTTGGGTTTGCGTACCATTCCCAAAACAATGACTACAAGATTCTCAGAATTGTTCCTCATACTCACTGTGAAGGATCAGCACAGTCGGCTGAGGCTCAGGTCTACACATTGAGTACGGATTCATGGAAAAGCTTTGTAATATCGCTTGGCTCCGACCACGGTTTTGGGTCTATGGATGCTAGATATCGAATCccatgtttgttttttaatggagCTCTGCACGCTTTAGTGTTTAATGAGGACCACAGTTACAGTTTGTGTTTTGATGTCAATGATGAGACATTCCAAAAGATAACAATCCCGGAGGATGTTTTCTTTGTCGGAGGTCAGTTTTCCCTTGCAGTGTTCAAGGGATCGTTGGCTATGATTGGTTTTGATGCTATGTATCTCTCATCACCCATATCACCCATATGCTACATATGGGTGATGAGAGAGTATGGTGTGGTTGATTCTTGGACGAAAATAACTGTAGAATTTGACGAGGTTGAGGAATTCTTTTGCTGCGTTGACAATGGTGAACTTCTATTTTGGAATGATTCAGAGGTCATTTCATATGACCCTGAGAGTCCAAACGCGAACTGCCTTGGAATTACTGTTGGACGTGATAGTTGGTTGCGTTACACAACTGATCCCATGGAGAGCTTGGTTTTACTTGGTCAG GGGGAAAATGAAACGAATAGGGAAACTGAAGCTGATTTGAAGTACCCATCTTTACCTTCGTGGGAAGTGCAAGTGATGAATGACTCTGGAGAATTTGAAACCATGCTTGTTCCACGCTCAAAGCATGTTCCTTATGTGCCATGGACGGGAGGCCCG GCTGAAGCGGATTTTGTTGAGGAGTGTTATTCCCTTATTGAGTCCATGAAGAACTGGATTTCGTCTAGTTCCCAATTATCTTTT CGGAACAAGGTGGAAAGTCAAGCAAGTACCATAAAGACTCTTGAGAGATGTCTGTGTAGTTTGGGACCTCGTGATGTTGGAGGATCAAGTGATCCCGTTACTGATTCAGTTGGTGGTATAACTCTTTCTCGTGCTGATGAAGGTGATCCCATGAACACTACAGTGCAAGCCAAAGTGGATTTCTCTCAACACATAAAGCGTCTTGCTCCTCAAGATCCTTTTCACTGCCAGGTTCATGAGAGTACAACTTTGGCCACATTTAGATCCAAATCTGGACGTCTTCCTTCTGGTCAACAGATTAgccttgatgatgatgatgaggaagaCAAGGAGCAGCACACAAAACCTTTGGCACAGCATCATGGAAAGAGAGGTCATCTGTGA
- the LOC126698339 gene encoding F-box/kelch-repeat protein At3g06240-like isoform X1, with protein sequence MSKLRRDPNLSSERLPHDVVFDILSRLAVKSLMRFRCVSKSWNSIITDPIFITKHLNLNKAKSLSNNNGFLLYSDYEEDGPKWKDLGTAVRNSDCTFTEISRFQIPFPAVDVVGFCNGMFCLDGYIDSVMYLWNPSIKTFKSLSPPEMYDYDRILGFAYHSQNNDYKILRIVPHTHCEGSAQSAEAQVYTLSTDSWKSFVISLGSDHGFGSMDARYRIPCLFFNGALHALVFNEDHSYSLCFDVNDETFQKITIPEDVFFVGGQFSLAVFKGSLAMIGFDAMYLSSPISPICYIWVMREYGVVDSWTKITVEFDEVEEFFCCVDNGELLFWNDSEVISYDPESPNANCLGITVGRDSWLRYTTDPMESLVLLGQGENETNRETEADLKYPSLPSWEVQVMNDSGEFETMLVPRSKHVPYVPWTGGPAEADFVEECYSLIESMKNWISSSSQLSFVRQNELSHENGLLRNKVESQASTIKTLERCLCSLGPRDVGGSSDPVTDSVGGITLSRADEGDPMNTTVQAKVDFSQHIKRLAPQDPFHCQVHESTTLATFRSKSGRLPSGQQISLDDDDEEDKEQHTKPLAQHHGKRGHL encoded by the exons ATGTCTAAACTCAGGAGAGATCCGAATTTGTCATCGGAGCGTCTCCCACACGACGTCGTATTCGACATACTGAGTCGCCTGGCAGTGAAATCCCTGATGAGATTCAGGTGCGTTTCCAAGTCTTGGAACTCCATCATCACAGACCCCATTTTCATTACCAAACACCTCAACCTCAACAAAGCCAAATCATTATCTAACAACAATGGTTTTCTGCTATATTCTGATTACGAAGAGGATGGTCCAAAATGGAAAGATCTGGGTACGGCTGTTCGCAATAGCGACTGCACATTTACCGAGATTTCCAGGTTTCAAATTCCCTTTCCCGCTGTCGACGTTGTTGGCTTCTGTAATGGCATGTTCTGCCTTGATGGTTATATTGACTCTGTAATGTATTTGTGGAACCCAAGCATCAAAACGTTTAAGAGTCTCTCTCCTCCTGAAATGTACGACTATGACCGGATTCTTGGGTTTGCGTACCATTCCCAAAACAATGACTACAAGATTCTCAGAATTGTTCCTCATACTCACTGTGAAGGATCAGCACAGTCGGCTGAGGCTCAGGTCTACACATTGAGTACGGATTCATGGAAAAGCTTTGTAATATCGCTTGGCTCCGACCACGGTTTTGGGTCTATGGATGCTAGATATCGAATCccatgtttgttttttaatggagCTCTGCACGCTTTAGTGTTTAATGAGGACCACAGTTACAGTTTGTGTTTTGATGTCAATGATGAGACATTCCAAAAGATAACAATCCCGGAGGATGTTTTCTTTGTCGGAGGTCAGTTTTCCCTTGCAGTGTTCAAGGGATCGTTGGCTATGATTGGTTTTGATGCTATGTATCTCTCATCACCCATATCACCCATATGCTACATATGGGTGATGAGAGAGTATGGTGTGGTTGATTCTTGGACGAAAATAACTGTAGAATTTGACGAGGTTGAGGAATTCTTTTGCTGCGTTGACAATGGTGAACTTCTATTTTGGAATGATTCAGAGGTCATTTCATATGACCCTGAGAGTCCAAACGCGAACTGCCTTGGAATTACTGTTGGACGTGATAGTTGGTTGCGTTACACAACTGATCCCATGGAGAGCTTGGTTTTACTTGGTCAG GGGGAAAATGAAACGAATAGGGAAACTGAAGCTGATTTGAAGTACCCATCTTTACCTTCGTGGGAAGTGCAAGTGATGAATGACTCTGGAGAATTTGAAACCATGCTTGTTCCACGCTCAAAGCATGTTCCTTATGTGCCATGGACGGGAGGCCCG GCTGAAGCGGATTTTGTTGAGGAGTGTTATTCCCTTATTGAGTCCATGAAGAACTGGATTTCGTCTAGTTCCCAATTATCTTTTGTCCGTCAAAATGAACTTTCTCATGAAAATGGCCTCTTG CGGAACAAGGTGGAAAGTCAAGCAAGTACCATAAAGACTCTTGAGAGATGTCTGTGTAGTTTGGGACCTCGTGATGTTGGAGGATCAAGTGATCCCGTTACTGATTCAGTTGGTGGTATAACTCTTTCTCGTGCTGATGAAGGTGATCCCATGAACACTACAGTGCAAGCCAAAGTGGATTTCTCTCAACACATAAAGCGTCTTGCTCCTCAAGATCCTTTTCACTGCCAGGTTCATGAGAGTACAACTTTGGCCACATTTAGATCCAAATCTGGACGTCTTCCTTCTGGTCAACAGATTAgccttgatgatgatgatgaggaagaCAAGGAGCAGCACACAAAACCTTTGGCACAGCATCATGGAAAGAGAGGTCATCTGTGA
- the LOC126698342 gene encoding binding partner of ACD11 1-like, producing MGITPKLWKNYQESSKVGETKRQLGGCSGSCVYRGQCVSTSGEAIIVAQDVVKTMLAEGYVLGKDALIKAKAFDEYHGVSATTTAKIAELSNRIGLTDKIHVGMETIKSVDKKFHVSEITKSAATITGTAAVVVAMVTGKAAVAASHAVVNSTYFAKGVLWVSDTLNRAAKAVADFGRHGTDGSKQID from the exons ATGGGGATTACTCCCAAGCTTTGGAAGAATTATCAAGAGAGCAGTAAGGTTGGAGAGACGAAAAGGCAGTTAGGGGGTTGCAGTGGGAGTTGTGTTTACAGAG GACAATGTGTCTCCACCTCCGGAGAAGCTATAATAGTAGCTCAGGATGTTGTCAAAACAATGCTAGCCGAGGGATATGTTCTGGGCAAAGATGCATTAATCAAGGCCAAAGCTTTTGATGAGTACCATGGAGTCTCAGCTACTACAACAGCCAAGATTGCTGAGCTTAGCAATAGAATTGGACTCACTGATAAAATTCATGTTGGCATGGAAACTATTAAGTCTGTGGACAAAAAATTCCATGTTTCAGAAATCACCAAGTCAGCTGCAACAATCACTGGGACAGCAGCTGTAGTAGTGGCAATGGTTACAGGAAAAGCAGCTGTTGCAGCTAGTCATGCTGTAGTCAACAGCACTTACTTTGCCAAAGGAGTACTTTGGGTTTCAGACACATTGAATCGTGCAGCTAAAGCTGTAGCTGATTTTGGTAGACATGGTACTGATGGTAGTAAACAAATAGATTGA